The sequence below is a genomic window from Humulus lupulus chromosome 3, drHumLupu1.1, whole genome shotgun sequence.
TTAGTTACCTCCTCTCTTGCAGCAAGCATTACATTACTGCTAACATAGTTTCCAAAACTTTGCTCGACCAACTTCCTAGCTTCATCCAAAGTTCGCCCtgtttggaaggattttggatCTTCTGATACATTTGCTCTGCGGGTGACTTTTGCACCAGCAAGAAGATTCAAAACCATTCCATAGGAAGCTGTAAACTGGGATACAAGAGGTTCAAGTCCAGAAAATAGAATCTTTGTGCATTCTTCAGCACCATCAAAGGGGGTCTGAACAAGCACAACGTGACCCTTTTTATCAATGCCTCTACGTCCAGCACGTCCAGCCATTTGTAGCAGTTCGTTTGGGGTTAAATGGACACGACCGCTGTCGCTCCTTTTGTTGAGGGATGCAATGACTGCTGTCCTAGCAGGCATATTGATTCCAGCGGCAAGTGTTTCTGTAGCAAAGACTACCTTGACAAGCCCTCGCTGGAACAGTTCTTCTATAAATGACTTCCACAAAGGTAGACAACCAGCATGATGTGCAGCAACTCCTTGCCGTAGTCCTTTGACAGCAGTTTGCCTGATGGCATCAGGATACTGAATGCGAAATCTCCTCAAGAATAGCTCAACCTCACTTGCTTCACATTCATCCAAGAGGTTGTAATCTTCAAGGTATTGAACAGCTGCATCACAGCCTTTCCTGCTAAAAATAAACCAAACTGCAGGCAGCATATCCCTGGACTTAAGTTGCCATAGTGTATCAGTAATTTGAGGAACCTAAAAGAACAAACATAGTAAGTTAATGCAGATTAAAATGATTTTCTGATCTTTAGGGACCTACAAAAAACATAAATCACTGTAGAAACAAATGCTTGTGTTTGGAAGTGTCTAGATAGTCAATGCAGTAAGTTCATACTTGGGAACGGCGTATTGTGTTGATGTCGTTCTTTGAAAGAGGTTGACCATTATTGCTACGAGTACCTTCATAATCAAAAATTTCATTTGTACGTTTTCTTGAATTCCTTCTTCTACTATCATCTCGGGAAGATCTTATTCCTGAACTAttaagttgtagataattgagtGAGCACTTCCTGTTgcatttaaagaaaaaaaattatcattaaaTAATCACCTGTTTTACAAAGTACATAGATAGAATCCAGATCAAGTAAATGGATGAGTATGACCAGATCTCAGTCGCAATATACACAGAATATGAAATATCAGTAACTTTTTatggaatatactcatttggtaccctgtgtttttgcaaagtatcattttggtaccctctgttttcaataatgctcatatggtactctgtattttaaaatcgtacatatttggtaccctaaacttagatttgatagataaaattttgtcaatatgatcaaactgtcatcagttatatgtaattatgtaattaaatttaaatttgtaacttacataattgacagcagtttaattaaattgacaaaactttatctatcaaatctttgtttagggtaccaaatatgtacgattttaaaatacatggtaccatatgagcattattgaaaacagagggtaccaaaatgatactttgcaaaaatatagggtaccaaatgagtatactCCCAACTTTTTATTTCCAATTTACATCACGAATATTCAGCAGAAGAACAATAGTGAAGCTTaaccatataatatataatccatTTTCCTTTTTTAACAAGTCTACTTTTGCAAAAGAATATTGCTAAGGGGTGGTGCCCAACACTCTTTGACATGAAATTACCGTAATTGGTGTAATTTAGTATTAGGTATTACATATTTTATTATACTGGATACTAAATTGCACCAATCAATATCAAGGTGGTGTTAGGAACTATGGTGCACTATTGCAATGCTCTTTGCAAAAGGCTGAAACTTAAACAGCAATAACCTCAAAATCTCATTTCAAAGCAAAGAAGATAGCAAAACAAAACCCAATAAATCAAGAGTCAGATTACTGTGCATAAATAAAAACGAACTTGAACACAAATACCTATTCATTCGTGTTCCAGTTTCGTCGAGAAGAGGTAACAAAGATGTCTTTGTAGAGAAATGCCAAGTCAAGGGTACTGGTCGCTTTGATGATGTTACCAACTCTGTTTTACCGTGAATCTAGAAGCAAGATGAATACAAACAATATCAATCCTCCTGCAATTCCTTATATCACTAATACAAATTACTCGAACAAATAGAAAGAACGTGATCAATAACTTTTTACAATTTTTGCAGCAAATAAAGAACCTAAGGTAAGGAGATCATTAGCGAAGCCACACTACCTTACCAATCCAACCAGCCAGCTCATCCGGATTTGCTACTGTTGCTGATAGACATATGAGTTGCACTTCTTTCGGGCAGTAAATAACCTAAATTTAGAAATTTGTTGAATTAAAATAGAATCATACACTAGCAAATTTGGcgctaataatattataattttttacacTTACTATCTCCTCCCACACCGTACCCCGAGATATATCACTTAGATAATGGACTTCATCTAGTACAATCACATCAACATGAAAAAGACTATGTCCAGAGGAAACCATTCCCACACTGCACAGATAAGTTAAGATTAACGGTCGTGATTACCAGAACTTGTCATCAAAGAAGGACAATATGTAGTTTATCGCTATACTAACTAGAGCGCTTCATATGCTATAATGCTTAGATACATACAACCATAAAACACTATTATCAAAGAAAATTTATAACACAAGTGTCTGAATTATATTCTTGGTTACTACCAAAAAGTACCTCTGGTACAACATGTTGCGCAAGATCTCAGTTGTCATGATTAAAATCTGAGCATCTTTGTTCACTGAAGAATCTCCAGTGAGCAGGCCGACATTGCTGTCTCCGAATGTCTCCCTGAAATTACATAACAAAGGAACAATTAATCTTCGCAAGTACATAGACCAAGACATATTTTTAACATTCCAAAATTCCTGCTTAATAAGTACCGAAATTCGCGAAACTTCTGATTGGATAAGGCCTTGAGAGGTGTTGTGTAGAGCAGTCTCTTTCTTCTGGCTATAGTAGCAACAGCTGCAGCTTCGGCTATCAAAGTCTTCCCGCTGCTAGTAGGTGCCGATACCACCACGGATGAACCATTCAGGAACGCTTTTATGGCCAATCTCTTCCAAAAGAGGTCAAAAGTAATGAATATCACCAACTATTATACCCTTGAAAAAATGAAGATGAATACTGAAAAACACAACATTTGCAAAATTCCACCTGAAATTTATCAATTCGGAAATCGTAGACGGAAGCGAGCTCATCGACATCTAAGATTTCCTCGCCGAACTCTCTGACTTCGTTTTGCAACTTCTCGACTCTCTGCCACCTGAACTCCTCGGGTCGACTCGAGTCATCGGCGGCCGTCACTGAGAAATCGATCTCATCGTCGCTCTTGTCGAGTCCTTCCGATAAGTCGCCGGAAATATCACCATCGTCATATTCATCAGCGGCAACATCGTCGtcgtcttcatcatcatcatcaaatgCATCGTCTTCTTCGTCCGCATCGGATAAGTGTGGTTCAACAGAGAAGGCAGAGCTCCGAGACTTCTTCAATGAAACTCTGAATCGCAACGAATTTGGAGAATGTGCGGGAAGCGATTTGGGGATACAGAAGACTAGGGTTTGAGTGAGAGTAGAAAGACGTTTGGAAATGGAGGAGGAGTATAGGTAGAGGCGCGTGGAGCTGTGCGGCGACGATAAAATTGAAGAGAGAGAGATAGTGTTCATGGCGGGAAACAAGATTACTCCTGCCATTTGGGATACGCTTTTGGGCTTAtcgttttgatttt
It includes:
- the LOC133823173 gene encoding DExH-box ATP-dependent RNA helicase DExH15 chloroplastic, coding for MAGVILFPAMNTISLSSILSSPHSSTRLYLYSSSISKRLSTLTQTLVFCIPKSLPAHSPNSLRFRVSLKKSRSSAFSVEPHLSDADEEDDAFDDDDEDDDDVAADEYDDGDISGDLSEGLDKSDDEIDFSVTAADDSSRPEEFRWQRVEKLQNEVREFGEEILDVDELASVYDFRIDKFQRLAIKAFLNGSSVVVSAPTSSGKTLIAEAAAVATIARRKRLLYTTPLKALSNQKFREFRETFGDSNVGLLTGDSSVNKDAQILIMTTEILRNMLYQSVGMVSSGHSLFHVDVIVLDEVHYLSDISRGTVWEEIVIYCPKEVQLICLSATVANPDELAGWIGKIHGKTELVTSSKRPVPLTWHFSTKTSLLPLLDETGTRMNRKCSLNYLQLNSSGIRSSRDDSRRRNSRKRTNEIFDYEGTRSNNGQPLSKNDINTIRRSQVPQITDTLWQLKSRDMLPAVWFIFSRKGCDAAVQYLEDYNLLDECEASEVELFLRRFRIQYPDAIRQTAVKGLRQGVAAHHAGCLPLWKSFIEELFQRGLVKVVFATETLAAGINMPARTAVIASLNKRSDSGRVHLTPNELLQMAGRAGRRGIDKKGHVVLVQTPFDGAEECTKILFSGLEPLVSQFTASYGMVLNLLAGAKVTRRANVSEDPKSFQTGRTLDEARKLVEQSFGNYVSSNVMLAAREEVTKIKKEIEMLSSELTDDAIDRKSRKLLSEAAYMEITDLQEELRAQKRSRTELRRKMESQKIHSLKPLLEEFENGQLPFLCLQYKDSEGVQHAVPAVYLGKVNSLEGSKLKNMVSSDEAFSLNNIEKRSGSDTKPSLEPSYYVALGSDNSWYLLTEKWIKTVYKTGFPNVALAQGDALPREIMRKLLDKDGMKWEKLSDSEFGGVWCMEGSLETWSWSLNVPVLNSLSENDELLHTSEAYHSAVESYKQQRTKVSRLKKKMSRTQGFKEYKKVIDTTKLTEEKIKRLKVRLRRLTNRIEQIEPSGWKEFLQISNVIHESRALDINTHVIFPLGETAASIRGENELWLAMVLRNNILTELKPAQLAGVLASLVSEGIKVRPWKNNSYIYEPSTVVVEVISFLNEQRSSLIQLQEKHGVNIVCSLDSQFSGMVEAWASGLTWREMMMDCAMDEGDLARLLRRTIDLLAQVPKLPDIDPVLQSNARTASEVMDRPPISELAG